The Microbacter sp. GSS18 genome has a segment encoding these proteins:
- a CDS encoding MarR family winged helix-turn-helix transcriptional regulator codes for MADELPRATVLQHPGGLEGVATEPLPTALPPEEFTPRLLTLLSNVLVSAQAQGFRTETGRSTNEWRILAAVAATPGQSASEIAESLSINKSLISPTVNRLAEEGLIVLVGGPRGSRPMYLTPDGVRVHDLLAPIAQRGQDLITAELGEDDVRALNAILRRLLARARDGGVGGADRS; via the coding sequence ATGGCGGATGAGCTGCCACGGGCCACGGTGCTCCAGCACCCGGGCGGCCTGGAAGGCGTGGCGACCGAACCGCTGCCGACCGCGCTCCCGCCCGAGGAGTTCACGCCGCGCCTGCTGACGCTCCTGTCGAACGTCCTGGTCAGCGCGCAGGCTCAGGGTTTCCGCACCGAGACCGGACGCTCGACCAACGAGTGGCGGATCCTCGCGGCCGTGGCTGCCACCCCCGGGCAGTCGGCGTCCGAGATCGCCGAATCGCTGTCGATCAACAAGTCGCTGATCTCGCCCACCGTCAACCGTCTCGCCGAGGAGGGGCTCATCGTCCTCGTCGGCGGGCCTCGCGGCTCGCGTCCGATGTACCTGACGCCGGACGGCGTGCGGGTCCACGATCTGCTGGCCCCGATCGCGCAGCGCGGCCAGGACCTCATCACCGCCGAACTCGGCGAGGACGACGTTCGGGCTCTGAACGCCATCCTGCGTCGGCTTCTCGCGCGCGCCCGGGACGGAGGCGTCGGTGGGGCGGACCGATCCTAG
- a CDS encoding tail fiber protein, protein MEPFLGQIQAFGFGFAPRGWVAAEGQLLDIMSNQALFSLLGTTYGGDGRTTFGLPDLRKQSKADDLNYCIAVQGIFPSRS, encoded by the coding sequence ATGGAACCGTTCCTCGGACAGATCCAGGCCTTCGGGTTCGGCTTCGCCCCGCGGGGCTGGGTGGCGGCCGAAGGCCAGCTGCTGGACATCATGTCGAACCAGGCGCTGTTCAGCCTGCTGGGCACGACCTACGGCGGAGACGGGAGAACCACGTTCGGGCTCCCCGACCTGAGGAAGCAGAGCAAGGCCGACGATCTCAATTACTGCATCGCCGTGCAGGGGATCTTCCCGAGCCGCAGCTGA
- a CDS encoding tryptophan-rich sensory protein has translation MTADTTTSSTRDGLDARDTVRQWLVLVSSVLAIVAAFIGSGVIVGTPIQEAAGGYLDADSTLIAPGTGAFRIWSVIYTGMLAYAVWQVLPSQRHDERQRRIGWWVLASLVLNAVWIFSVQADLLYASLPIIVALLAVLARIFVILRETAPKNLVETVVADGAIGLYLGWVIIATAANTTAVLVAAGFDGFGISPEIWAGIVLGAAAVVGIALALWGGGRIAPALSLCWGICWVAVARITDEPYSVATGAMAIIAAALILAATAFARVRHDRAKTAS, from the coding sequence ATGACCGCTGATACCACGACCTCATCCACGCGAGACGGCCTGGACGCGCGCGACACCGTCAGGCAGTGGCTCGTCCTCGTGAGCTCGGTGCTCGCGATCGTCGCCGCCTTCATCGGGTCGGGCGTCATCGTGGGAACCCCGATCCAGGAGGCCGCGGGCGGCTATCTCGACGCGGACTCGACGCTCATCGCGCCAGGGACCGGCGCGTTCCGCATCTGGAGCGTCATCTACACCGGCATGCTCGCCTACGCCGTCTGGCAGGTCCTCCCGAGCCAGCGCCACGACGAGCGCCAGCGCCGCATCGGCTGGTGGGTGCTGGCCTCGCTCGTGCTGAACGCGGTGTGGATCTTCAGCGTCCAGGCCGACCTCCTCTACGCGAGCCTGCCGATCATCGTCGCCCTGCTGGCGGTGCTCGCCCGCATCTTCGTCATCCTGCGCGAGACGGCACCCAAGAACCTCGTCGAGACCGTCGTCGCCGACGGCGCGATCGGCCTCTACCTCGGCTGGGTGATCATCGCAACCGCGGCCAACACCACGGCCGTCCTGGTCGCCGCCGGCTTCGACGGATTCGGCATCTCGCCCGAGATCTGGGCCGGGATCGTCCTCGGCGCCGCGGCCGTCGTCGGCATCGCGCTCGCCCTGTGGGGCGGCGGACGCATCGCGCCCGCCCTCTCGCTGTGCTGGGGAATCTGCTGGGTCGCGGTCGCCCGCATCACCGACGAGCCGTACTCGGTGGCGACGGGCGCCATGGCGATCATCGCCGCGGCACTGATCCTCGCCGCGACCGCGTTCGCCCGTGTACGGCACGATCGCGCGAAGACGGCGTCGTAA
- a CDS encoding N-acyl homoserine lactonase family protein: protein MAIKRVSALSTGTVWIHPQHAASHGSPIAWWLATSRRWTEPLPISLFAIEHDQGLVLFDTGQDRRSVTDPDYFPGGLARLIYRRLARFEIGPDDTLTARLAGIGLDVADVRFAVLSHLHQDHIGGLRELEGAEIIVSEAEWATVGRPGSEINGILTRHIDLPGIRWRRVTPGVSSDPAIAPFTHAVDLFDDGSLLLLPTPGHTPGSLSMLLRDEGFPPMLFVGDLTYRLDLLEDGRIPGVGDAGLLRSTTAMVQELRRSMPDLVVLPAHDPGAAARLADAVGGRA from the coding sequence ATGGCGATCAAGCGGGTCTCGGCGCTGAGCACCGGGACGGTGTGGATTCATCCGCAGCACGCGGCGTCGCACGGATCGCCCATCGCGTGGTGGCTGGCGACGTCCCGCCGGTGGACCGAACCGCTTCCGATCAGCCTCTTCGCGATCGAGCACGATCAAGGCCTGGTGCTGTTCGACACCGGACAGGATCGGCGTTCGGTCACCGACCCCGACTACTTCCCCGGCGGGCTCGCGCGACTGATCTACCGTCGCCTCGCCCGATTCGAGATCGGGCCCGATGACACGCTGACAGCGCGACTGGCGGGCATCGGGCTCGACGTCGCCGACGTCCGCTTCGCGGTTCTGTCCCATCTGCACCAGGACCACATCGGCGGACTCCGCGAGCTCGAGGGGGCCGAGATCATCGTGAGCGAAGCCGAATGGGCGACGGTCGGGCGGCCCGGCTCCGAGATCAACGGGATCCTGACTCGGCACATCGACCTGCCGGGGATCCGGTGGCGACGGGTGACACCGGGCGTCAGCTCCGACCCGGCGATCGCGCCGTTCACGCACGCCGTCGACCTCTTCGACGACGGGAGCCTGCTGCTGCTGCCCACTCCCGGGCACACGCCCGGGTCGCTGTCGATGCTGCTGCGCGACGAGGGGTTCCCGCCGATGCTGTTCGTCGGTGACCTGACCTACCGTCTCGACCTGCTCGAGGACGGACGCATCCCCGGCGTGGGCGACGCGGGTCTGCTGCGGTCGACGACGGCGATGGTGCAGGAGCTGCGGCGCAGCATGCCGGACCTCGTCGTGCTGCCCGCTCACGATCCGGGCGCGGCGGCGAGGCTCGCCGACGCCGTCGGGGGCCGCGCGTGA
- a CDS encoding alpha/beta hydrolase, protein MEHTTSVDGTRIAYRESGSGTPVLIVGGAFSRAADADEIAAALVAAGLRAVTIDRRARGESGDTSPYAPHREVEDLAAVLEAVGGSGVLLGHSSGAILSLLAAARGVPATRLFLSEPPLGFGERGVPADLPERLQQMVDEGDAEEAVVTFQREAVGLPDQVIEQIRSSPMFSGLVPLAQSVVYDATLSRAHDDPGPDLRAVAIPTTVLCGVETFPFLEVAARRLAAAMPSADLVIVPESRGHRVDPDATARIIADRLETQPQQ, encoded by the coding sequence ATGGAGCACACCACGTCGGTCGACGGCACGCGCATCGCGTACCGGGAGTCGGGGAGCGGCACCCCGGTCCTCATCGTCGGGGGCGCCTTCTCGCGAGCCGCGGATGCGGACGAGATCGCCGCCGCGCTGGTGGCGGCCGGCTTGCGCGCCGTGACGATCGACCGCCGAGCCCGCGGCGAGAGCGGTGACACGTCGCCGTACGCGCCCCATCGGGAGGTCGAGGACCTCGCCGCGGTGCTGGAGGCCGTCGGAGGCTCGGGGGTGCTCCTCGGCCATTCGTCGGGTGCGATCCTCTCGCTCCTCGCCGCGGCTCGCGGTGTCCCGGCGACGCGCCTGTTCCTGTCGGAGCCTCCGCTCGGATTCGGAGAGCGCGGAGTCCCCGCGGACCTGCCCGAGCGATTGCAGCAGATGGTCGACGAGGGGGACGCCGAGGAGGCGGTGGTGACCTTCCAGCGCGAGGCCGTCGGACTTCCCGACCAGGTGATCGAGCAGATCCGCTCGAGCCCGATGTTCTCCGGGCTCGTGCCCCTCGCGCAGTCGGTGGTCTACGACGCCACGCTCTCGCGCGCGCACGACGATCCGGGGCCCGACCTGCGCGCCGTGGCGATCCCCACCACCGTGCTGTGCGGCGTGGAGACGTTCCCGTTCCTGGAGGTCGCGGCCCGACGGCTCGCCGCGGCGATGCCGTCGGCCGATCTCGTGATCGTCCCCGAGTCCCGCGGACACCGCGTCGATCCCGACGCGACGGCGCGGATCATCGCCGACCGACTCGAGACTCAGCCGCAGCAGTGA
- a CDS encoding fasciclin domain-containing protein, translating into MLTKKTLTAGLALAFASSIVLAGCSMGASGTSDDADAPATEETAEAMDDGAMDDMDPAAALVGPGCTDYAAMVPDGAGSVAGMAEDPVATAASNNPLLTTLTAAVSGGLNSDVDLVDTLNGDEFTVFAPVDDAFAQIDADTIEALSTDAGLLTSILTYHVVAGQIGPDAIEGTQVTLNGAEVEVTGSGDDLMVNDAAVICGGVQTANATVYLIDTVLLPPAS; encoded by the coding sequence ATGCTCACCAAGAAGACGCTCACCGCCGGACTCGCGCTCGCCTTCGCCTCATCGATCGTGCTCGCGGGCTGCTCGATGGGGGCCTCCGGCACGTCCGACGACGCCGATGCTCCCGCGACGGAGGAGACGGCCGAGGCGATGGACGACGGGGCCATGGACGACATGGACCCCGCGGCCGCGCTCGTCGGCCCCGGCTGCACCGACTACGCCGCGATGGTGCCGGACGGTGCGGGATCGGTGGCCGGCATGGCCGAGGACCCGGTCGCCACCGCCGCATCCAACAACCCGCTGCTGACCACGCTCACTGCCGCGGTGAGCGGTGGGCTGAACTCCGATGTCGACCTGGTCGACACGCTCAATGGCGACGAGTTCACCGTCTTCGCGCCGGTGGACGACGCTTTCGCGCAGATCGACGCCGACACGATCGAAGCACTGTCGACCGATGCCGGGCTGCTGACCTCGATCCTCACCTACCACGTCGTGGCCGGCCAGATCGGGCCCGATGCGATCGAGGGGACCCAGGTCACCCTCAACGGCGCCGAGGTCGAGGTGACCGGCAGCGGCGACGACCTGATGGTGAACGACGCGGCGGTCATCTGCGGTGGTGTGCAGACGGCGAACGCGACCGTCTATCTCATCGACACGGTGCTCCTGCCGCCCGCGTCCTGA
- a CDS encoding molybdopterin-dependent oxidoreductase: protein MSTRRPKGMLWAAVAGVVGAGVYLAVCEAVALLVAPGANPVLDVAGSIIDVVPRPVKEFAISAFGTADKPVLVASVGVAAFIGAAVAGVLQLRRPPWGVAVLGLGAAAALAAVVTRPGAAMLTPLAPAAGTLAGCFVLAVLVARLRAWLGLPGRDETGEPAGSSGRGRAAVDRRAFFVLTAAAAVSAAAIGLGARLADGARTSVEAVRGALRLPTPPAVEVPAGAELGIRGLSLLYTPNDAFYRVDTALEVPVVDPAAWRLVVDGLVDEPLDLSFDEMIGKGLQEYSITLTCVSNEVGGDLVGTARWWGVPVRDILRMARPQDGADMVLSRSVDGFTASTPLEALTDDGIDAILAVAMNGEPLPLEHGFPVRMVVPGLYGYVSATKWLTRLTVTTFAEDEAYWTPRGYAARAPVKLSSRMDTPRPGSRVAAGRVALAGVAWAQTVGIERVEVSIDDGPWTAAELSAPVNADTWVQWTIPWDAEPGTHYVSVRAVDRNGQVQIEERSPIAPDGSTGWQRTLLTVV from the coding sequence ATGTCCACGCGCAGACCCAAGGGAATGCTGTGGGCGGCGGTGGCCGGCGTCGTGGGCGCGGGGGTCTACCTCGCCGTCTGCGAGGCTGTCGCCCTGCTCGTGGCTCCCGGTGCGAACCCGGTGCTCGACGTGGCCGGCTCCATCATCGATGTCGTGCCGCGACCGGTCAAGGAGTTCGCGATCTCCGCGTTCGGTACGGCCGACAAGCCGGTCCTGGTCGCTTCGGTGGGCGTCGCGGCGTTCATCGGTGCCGCAGTGGCCGGCGTACTCCAGCTGCGACGCCCGCCGTGGGGGGTGGCGGTGCTGGGGCTGGGGGCCGCGGCAGCGCTGGCTGCTGTCGTCACGCGCCCGGGCGCCGCGATGCTCACGCCCCTGGCACCCGCGGCCGGGACGCTCGCCGGATGCTTCGTGCTGGCCGTGCTCGTCGCGCGCCTGCGAGCGTGGCTCGGGCTCCCCGGTCGCGACGAGACAGGCGAGCCCGCGGGCAGCAGCGGCCGCGGGCGCGCGGCGGTCGATCGCCGGGCGTTCTTCGTCCTGACCGCGGCGGCCGCGGTGTCGGCGGCCGCGATCGGGCTGGGCGCGCGCCTCGCCGACGGCGCACGGACCTCGGTCGAGGCGGTTCGCGGGGCCCTTCGCCTGCCGACGCCTCCCGCCGTCGAGGTGCCGGCTGGTGCGGAGCTCGGCATCCGGGGGCTCTCGCTGCTGTACACGCCCAACGACGCGTTCTACCGCGTCGACACCGCGCTCGAGGTGCCCGTCGTCGATCCCGCCGCGTGGCGCCTCGTCGTGGACGGGCTCGTCGATGAGCCGCTCGATCTGAGCTTCGACGAAATGATCGGCAAGGGGCTGCAGGAGTACTCGATCACCCTCACGTGCGTGTCGAACGAGGTGGGCGGCGACCTCGTCGGCACGGCCAGATGGTGGGGCGTTCCGGTGCGCGACATCCTTCGCATGGCGCGTCCTCAGGACGGTGCCGACATGGTGCTCTCGCGGAGCGTCGACGGCTTCACGGCGAGCACGCCGCTCGAAGCGCTCACCGACGACGGGATCGACGCCATCCTCGCGGTCGCCATGAACGGCGAGCCGCTGCCCCTCGAGCACGGTTTTCCTGTGCGCATGGTCGTGCCCGGGCTGTACGGCTACGTGTCGGCGACGAAGTGGCTCACGCGGCTGACCGTGACCACCTTCGCGGAGGACGAGGCGTACTGGACGCCGCGGGGGTATGCGGCGCGAGCTCCCGTCAAGCTCTCCTCGCGGATGGACACGCCCCGACCCGGGTCCCGGGTGGCAGCGGGCCGGGTCGCGCTCGCCGGCGTCGCGTGGGCGCAGACGGTGGGGATCGAACGGGTGGAGGTCAGCATCGACGACGGCCCGTGGACGGCGGCTGAACTGTCCGCGCCGGTCAACGCCGACACGTGGGTGCAGTGGACGATCCCGTGGGACGCCGAGCCGGGAACGCACTACGTGTCCGTGCGGGCGGTCGACCGCAACGGGCAGGTGCAGATCGAGGAGCGCTCCCCTATCGCCCCGGACGGCTCCACCGGCTGGCAACGCACGCTGCTCACCGTGGTGTGA
- a CDS encoding LLM class F420-dependent oxidoreductase gives MEFGLHIADFTFDGGPADLGPALARHVQHAEDAGIQRITVMDHFWQLPGIGPVENEMLEAYATMGFLAAHTEKAMLHVLVTGVLYRHPSLLAKQVSTLNVLSGGRFGLGIGAGWNEQECRGLGFAFAPVAQRFRELEETIQICLQMWSDSDEPFDGAIWQLERTLNSPQNLTKPMLMIGGGGEKKTLKLVAQYADACNLSALAGMPAHKLDVLRAHCDDVGRDYDDIEKTAMIGVSPASSVEGVADQVRQLGELGFTATYVFSVGIKEPARVVDLIADVAKQV, from the coding sequence ATGGAATTCGGGCTGCACATCGCGGACTTCACCTTCGACGGCGGGCCGGCCGACCTCGGCCCGGCGCTCGCACGCCACGTTCAGCACGCCGAGGATGCCGGCATCCAGCGCATCACGGTCATGGACCACTTCTGGCAGCTGCCGGGCATCGGGCCGGTCGAGAACGAGATGCTCGAGGCGTACGCCACGATGGGCTTCCTCGCCGCGCACACCGAGAAGGCGATGCTGCACGTCCTCGTCACGGGCGTGCTGTATCGGCATCCGTCCCTGCTCGCCAAGCAGGTGAGCACGCTCAACGTGCTGTCGGGCGGACGCTTCGGCCTGGGCATCGGCGCCGGGTGGAACGAGCAGGAATGCCGCGGACTCGGCTTCGCGTTCGCCCCGGTCGCGCAGCGGTTCCGCGAGCTCGAGGAGACCATCCAGATCTGCCTCCAGATGTGGTCGGATTCCGACGAGCCCTTCGACGGTGCGATCTGGCAGCTCGAGCGGACGCTCAACTCGCCGCAGAACCTCACCAAGCCCATGCTCATGATCGGCGGCGGCGGAGAGAAGAAGACCCTGAAGCTCGTTGCCCAGTACGCCGACGCGTGCAACCTGAGCGCCCTGGCCGGAATGCCCGCGCACAAGCTGGACGTCCTGCGCGCGCATTGCGACGACGTCGGCCGCGACTACGACGACATCGAGAAGACCGCAATGATCGGGGTCTCGCCCGCGTCGAGCGTCGAGGGCGTCGCCGATCAGGTGCGGCAGCTCGGCGAGCTCGGCTTCACCGCGACGTACGTTTTCTCGGTCGGCATCAAAGAGCCGGCTCGGGTGGTCGATCTGATCGCCGACGTCGCGAAGCAGGTGTAG
- the cls gene encoding cardiolipin synthase, producing the protein MLTAVATTNLGWLIALAGTLTIDIAALIIIPRRRKPTAAMAWLLTIFLLPVVGIALYLLIGNVRLPASRRDEQARIDTVIAARVRESQLAADPSGWPRWFQRVVEQNERLTSIPAVSGNRAVLEADYTTSVDTMARAMDTAQRYVHVEFYIVSWDDTTRRFFSAMEAAVARGVTVRLLADYVASRRTAHWQETFAELDRIGVTWAWMLPVQPFQGKFQRPDLRNHRKLVVVDGRIAFVGSQNLIDRSYNAPKNIKRGLQWQELMTSLEGPAVAEVGAVFLSDWLIETGEQLDDQVAATEIAAFDGGDALVCQIVPSGPGYTTENNLRLFLSLIHGATEKVILTSPYFVPDEAMVYAITTACQRGLDVQLFVSEIGDQWLVYHAQRSYYEALLEAGVRIFLYPAPYILHAKHFSIDDDIAVIGSSNMDIRSFSLNMEVSTLVRGRSFVAAMREVEQDYRDAGRELTPEEWRNEPRSATFMDGVARLMSALT; encoded by the coding sequence GTGCTGACTGCAGTCGCGACAACGAATCTCGGATGGCTGATCGCCCTCGCCGGGACGCTCACGATCGATATCGCGGCGCTGATCATCATCCCCCGACGCCGCAAGCCCACGGCCGCGATGGCGTGGCTGCTGACGATCTTCCTGCTCCCCGTCGTCGGCATCGCGCTGTACCTGCTGATCGGCAATGTGCGGCTGCCGGCCTCGCGGCGCGACGAGCAGGCGCGCATCGACACCGTCATCGCCGCGCGCGTCCGGGAATCGCAGCTGGCGGCGGACCCTTCGGGGTGGCCGCGGTGGTTCCAGCGGGTCGTCGAGCAGAACGAGCGGCTCACGAGCATCCCCGCGGTGAGCGGGAATCGCGCCGTCCTCGAGGCGGACTACACGACGTCGGTCGACACGATGGCTCGCGCCATGGACACGGCCCAGCGCTACGTGCACGTGGAGTTCTACATCGTCTCGTGGGACGACACAACCCGGCGGTTCTTCTCTGCGATGGAAGCCGCCGTCGCCCGCGGCGTCACCGTGCGTCTGCTCGCCGACTACGTCGCCTCGCGCCGCACCGCGCACTGGCAGGAGACCTTCGCCGAACTGGACCGCATCGGCGTGACGTGGGCGTGGATGCTTCCGGTGCAGCCGTTCCAGGGGAAGTTCCAGCGGCCCGACCTGCGCAACCACCGCAAGCTGGTCGTCGTCGACGGCCGCATCGCGTTCGTCGGGTCGCAGAACCTCATCGACCGCAGCTACAACGCCCCGAAGAACATCAAGCGCGGCCTGCAGTGGCAGGAGCTCATGACCTCGCTCGAAGGCCCCGCCGTCGCCGAGGTGGGCGCGGTGTTCCTCTCGGACTGGCTCATCGAGACCGGCGAACAGCTCGACGACCAGGTCGCGGCGACCGAGATCGCCGCGTTCGACGGCGGCGACGCCCTCGTGTGCCAGATCGTGCCCAGCGGCCCCGGCTACACGACCGAGAACAACCTGCGGCTGTTCCTCTCGCTCATCCACGGCGCCACGGAGAAGGTCATCCTGACGAGCCCCTACTTCGTCCCCGACGAAGCCATGGTCTACGCCATCACCACGGCCTGCCAGCGGGGCCTGGACGTGCAGCTGTTCGTGTCCGAGATCGGCGACCAGTGGCTCGTGTACCACGCACAGCGGTCCTACTACGAGGCGCTGCTCGAGGCCGGCGTGCGGATCTTCCTGTACCCGGCGCCGTACATCCTGCACGCCAAGCACTTCTCGATCGACGACGACATCGCCGTCATCGGGTCCAGCAACATGGACATCCGCTCGTTCAGCCTCAACATGGAGGTCTCCACCCTCGTGCGCGGCCGCTCCTTCGTCGCCGCCATGCGCGAGGTCGAGCAGGACTACCGCGACGCCGGACGCGAGCTCACTCCCGAGGAGTGGCGAAACGAGCCGAGAAGCGCCACCTTCATGGACGGCGTCGCCCGACTCATGTCGGCGCTCACCTGA
- a CDS encoding AI-2E family transporter, with the protein MWKKSAPRPPETADVPDTARSPGAPSGARGVLAALDHPFGTAVVVTFGVLFSIVMGLAIGSLSTILIYITLALFVAIGLDPVVRRLERGGVARPWGITIVFGSFALLLVVIVVFVLPAVVRQLIEFAKAIPQGITDLESSDWYAGIEADYGDVIGNALDQLKTFLSDPSTLANLGGGVLSFAIGLTTAISGGLIVVVLSLYFLGSLQPMKNAMYQLAPARNRTKFAELTDRITDSMGGYLMGMVVLAGMNAVVATALHLILGLPFPALMGLMAFLITLIPLIGSVLYWITASVIALFTSPVTALIFAICYLIYIQVEAYVLTPKVMNRTISVPGSLVVIGALVGGTLLGLLGALVAIPVTAAILLIIKEVFIPRQDAKT; encoded by the coding sequence ATCCGTTCGGCACCGCGGTCGTCGTCACCTTCGGCGTGCTGTTCTCGATCGTGATGGGGCTCGCGATCGGATCGCTCTCCACGATCCTCATCTACATCACGCTGGCGCTGTTCGTCGCGATCGGGCTCGACCCGGTGGTCCGCCGCCTCGAGCGCGGCGGCGTCGCGCGGCCGTGGGGCATCACGATCGTGTTCGGCTCGTTCGCCCTGCTGCTGGTCGTGATCGTGGTGTTCGTGCTGCCCGCGGTCGTCCGCCAACTCATCGAGTTCGCCAAGGCGATCCCGCAGGGGATCACGGATCTCGAGTCCTCGGACTGGTACGCCGGCATCGAGGCGGACTACGGCGATGTGATCGGGAACGCTCTGGACCAGCTGAAGACCTTCCTCTCGGACCCGTCGACGCTCGCGAACCTGGGAGGCGGCGTCCTGAGCTTCGCGATCGGGCTCACGACGGCGATCTCGGGCGGGCTCATCGTCGTGGTGCTCTCGCTGTACTTCCTCGGCTCGCTGCAGCCGATGAAGAACGCGATGTACCAGCTCGCGCCCGCCCGCAACCGTACGAAGTTCGCCGAACTCACCGACCGCATCACCGACTCCATGGGCGGTTATCTCATGGGCATGGTGGTGCTCGCCGGGATGAACGCCGTGGTCGCGACGGCGCTGCACCTGATCCTCGGGCTGCCGTTCCCCGCGCTCATGGGCCTGATGGCGTTCCTGATCACGCTCATCCCGCTCATCGGCTCGGTGCTGTACTGGATCACCGCCTCGGTCATCGCGCTGTTCACCAGCCCCGTGACGGCGCTGATCTTCGCGATCTGCTACCTGATCTACATCCAGGTCGAGGCGTACGTGCTGACGCCGAAGGTCATGAACCGCACGATCTCGGTCCCCGGCTCGCTCGTCGTGATCGGTGCGCTGGTCGGAGGCACGCTGCTCGGGCTGCTCGGCGCCCTGGTGGCGATCCCGGTCACCGCCGCGATCCTGCTGATCATCAAAGAGGTCTTCATCCCTCGGCAGGACGCGAAGACGTGA